In the genome of Streptomyces sp. P3, the window AGTGCCTGGTCGAAGAGGGTGTCCGAGGACGCCGGGTGAGCTGGGGGCGTGGCGGCGACGGCTCGGTGCCGCGCGAAGCCCGGCGCTCCGGGCCCACCGCTCGGGTAAGGTCGGTCGGTGCCCGAGTTGACACGGCTGCACGCCGACCACGCCCCGGCGGTCCTGGCCTTCGAGCTGGCGAACCGCGCCTACTTCGCCGCCTCGATCCCCGACCGCGGCGACGCGTTCTTCGACGAGTACGCCGACCGGCACAGGGCCCTGCTGGCCGAGCAGGAGGCGGGCGGCTGCGCCTTCTACCTGCTCGTCGCGGACGACGGCTCGGTCGTCGGCCGGTTCAACCTGTACGACTTCGAGGACGGCTCCGCGCAACTCGGCTACCGGGTCGCCCAGAAGGCCGCGGGCCGGGGCGTGGCGACCGCCACCGTGCGGGAGTTGTGCCGGCTGGCGATCGCCCGTCACGGGCTGCGCACCCTGCGCGCGGCCACCACCGAAGACAACGCGGCATCGCGGAAGGTGCTGGCGAAGGCAGGGTTCGTCGCAGTGGGCCCGGCCGACCTCGACGGCAAGCCGGGGATCTGGCACGAGCGCGATCTGGTTGCCCGCCCGTAACCGCGGGCCCGCACACGAGCGCGGGGCCCGCGGCTTCGAAGGCCGACGCGGCCGTCTGAGTCGCGACTGTTGAAGACGGCCGTCGGGGGTAGTCGGATCCGGCAAGGTTCCCCCGTACGAAAGTGAAACCCGTTCCATGGCCGAGACACGAGACGTCGTCGAACTCATTCTCCGGGACCACAGAAGAATGGAAGACCTCTTTCGTCTGATGCGCAGCGTCGAAGCCGACCGGGCGGCCGCGCTGCGGGAGTTCGCCGACCTGCTGATCGCCCACGCGCTGGCCGAAGAGGCGGAGGTGTACCCCGCGCTCAAGCGCTACAAGAAGATCGACGACGAAGAGGTGGAGCACGGCGAGGAGGAGCACGAGGAGGGCAACAAGGCGCTCCTCGAACTCCTGGAAGTCGCCGAAGTCGGCTCCGAGGAGTGGGACGAGAAGCTCGAAGAGCTCGTGCAGGCCGTCACCCACCACGCCGACGAGGAGGAGCGCACGATCCTCAACGGGGCGCGCGAGAACGCCGCCATGGAACGCCGCGAGGAGCTCGGCGAGGCGTTCCT includes:
- a CDS encoding GNAT family N-acetyltransferase yields the protein MPELTRLHADHAPAVLAFELANRAYFAASIPDRGDAFFDEYADRHRALLAEQEAGGCAFYLLVADDGSVVGRFNLYDFEDGSAQLGYRVAQKAAGRGVATATVRELCRLAIARHGLRTLRAATTEDNAASRKVLAKAGFVAVGPADLDGKPGIWHERDLVARP
- a CDS encoding hemerythrin domain-containing protein, which encodes MAETRDVVELILRDHRRMEDLFRLMRSVEADRAAALREFADLLIAHALAEEAEVYPALKRYKKIDDEEVEHGEEEHEEGNKALLELLEVAEVGSEEWDEKLEELVQAVTHHADEEERTILNGARENAAMERREELGEAFLEERQRQLEAGCGDVENVRRIAHS